GTCCTCGTCCGCCACGACCACCTCGACGCCGGCCGCCCGGATCGGAGCGACCGCGTCCGCCGTGACCCCGGCGGTGACGACGACGTCGATGTCCTCGAGCGGACGGACGACACCGAGGTGGGCCCGGCCGAACTTCGAGCCGTCCGCCACCACGACGGTACGCCGGGCCGCGGCGGCGAGCATCCGCTTCGCCTCGGTCTCGGGCAGGTTCACGTTCGTCAGGCCGTGGCCGACGTCGAGTCCCGTCCCCCCGAGGAACACCAGGTCGGCGGCGATCATCGGCAGCACGGCACCCATGAACGGCGCGACGAGGGAGTGCTGCAGCGGCCGGAGGGTGCCACCGGTGACGACGACGGTGAAGCGCGGGACCGCCCGCTCGAGCGCGAGTGCGGTGGTGAGCGAGTTCGTGACGACGGTGACGTCGACCAGGTCGGACCGCGCGACCAGGGCCTCCGCGACCGCTGCGGGCGTGGTGCCGACGTCGAGCACGACGCACTGCCCCGACCGGACCAGGTCGGCCGCAGCGCGGCCGATCGCGGCCTTCGCCACCTGGTGCTCGACGGCGGTCTCCTCGAAGGGGCGCTCGGTGGAACCGACCCCGAGGCGGACCGCACCGCCGCGCACCCGCCGGATGCGGGCCTCCTGGTCGAGCAGGGCGAGGTCCTGGCGGACGGTCACCTCGCTCGTGCCCAGCGCCGCCGCGAGGGCGGCGGTCCGGACCAGCCCGGGCGCGCCCTCGACGATGGAGACGATGCGGTCCTGCCGCAGCGGCGCGGGCAGCGACCCGGCGAGGAAGGAGAGGTCGTCGTCCACGGCACGAGTTTCGCGCACTTACGGAGCCTTTCGCAACGCTTCACGAGCGCGGTAGGGTGGGTCGGTGATCACCAAGCGCGTGACGACGCTCGCCGACGGCCGCGAGCTCATCTACTTCGACGACGCCGACACGCAGCTGCCCGCCGAGCGCAGCATCGACCAGCGTGTCCTCGACCCCCGACCGGAGACGGCTCGGATGCGGCAGGACGTCCTGACCGGCGAGTGGGTGTCCATCGCGGCGAGCCGGCAGAACCGCGTGTTCCTGCCGCCGGCCGACCAGGACCCGCTCGCGCCGCAGACCGCCGCGAACCCGTCGGAGATCCCGAGCCGCTACGACGTCGCGGTGTTCGAGAACCGCTCGCCGTCGTTCGGGCCCCTGCTCGAGGCCGAGGACGGCCCGGAGTCCCTCGAGTCCCTGTCCGACGTCGGCCTCAACCGCCAGCTCCGGAGCGTCGGTCGCTGCGAGGTCGTGTGCTTCTCCCCCGAGACGAGCGGCTCGTTCGCCTCGATCAGCGAGTCGCGCGCCCGCACCGTGGTCGAGGCCTGGGCGGACCGCACCGCGGCGCTGTCGGCGATGCCCGGCATCCAGCAGGTGTTCCCGTTCGAGAACCGGGGCGAGGCGATCGGCGTCACGCTGCACCACCCGCACGGGCAGATCTACTCGTACCCGTACGTCACGCCCCGCACGCAGCGGCTCCTCGCGTCGATCGAGCGCTTCGGTCCCGACCTGTTCGAGCAGCACCTCGCGAACGAGCGCGTCTCCGAGCGCGTGGTGCTGCAGGGCGAGCACTTCACCGCATTCGTGCCGTTCGCAGCACGCTGGCCGATCGAGATCCACATGCTGCCGCACCGGCACGTCCCCGACTTCGCCGGCCTGACCGACGCCGAGAAGGACGAGCTGGCGCACATGCACCTGCGGCTCACCCGCGGGCTCGACGCGCTCTACGACACCCCGACGCCGTACATCGCGGCGTGGCACCAGGCGCCGGTGCACACTGCGCGGGACACCGTGCGGCTCATGCTGCAGATCACGTCCCCGCGTCGCGCGGCGGACAAGCTCAAGTTCCTGGCCGGCAGCGAGGCCGCCATGGGCGCCTGGATCGGGGACCTCGTGCCCGAGAAGGCGGCCGAGTTCATCCGAGGAGGGATCGAACGCGCATGACGTTCCAGCAGGTCTACGGGTACGAGCCGGCGGTGCGGTACTCCGCTCCCGGCCGCGTCAACCTGATCGGTGAGCACACCGACTACAACGACGGCTACGTGCTGCCGTTCGCGATCGACCGCCGGACGGTGGCGTCGATCGCGCAGCGCGACGACCGGCTGATCCGGGTCGCGTCGGCCTTCGAGCCCGACACGGTGCACGAGCTCTCGCTCGACGCGCTGTCACCGGAGAACATGGAGGGCTGGTCCGCCTACGTCTTCGGCATCGCCTGGGCGCTGCGCGAGCAGGCGGGTGCGGACCTGTCGGACAAGACCGGCTTCGACGTCTTCATCGAGTCGGACGTCCCGGTCGGCGCCGGCCTGTCGTCGAGCGCCGCGATCGAGTGCGGCGTCGCGCTGGCCTTCACCGACCTGTGGGAGCTCGGCCTCGACCGCAAGGCACTCGCCCGCGTCGGGCAGTACTCCGAGAACCACGCCGTCGGCGCCCCGACCGGCATCATGGACCAGTCCG
The sequence above is drawn from the Curtobacterium sp. MR_MD2014 genome and encodes:
- a CDS encoding DeoR/GlpR family DNA-binding transcription regulator, coding for MDDDLSFLAGSLPAPLRQDRIVSIVEGAPGLVRTAALAAALGTSEVTVRQDLALLDQEARIRRVRGGAVRLGVGSTERPFEETAVEHQVAKAAIGRAAADLVRSGQCVVLDVGTTPAAVAEALVARSDLVDVTVVTNSLTTALALERAVPRFTVVVTGGTLRPLQHSLVAPFMGAVLPMIAADLVFLGGTGLDVGHGLTNVNLPETEAKRMLAAAARRTVVVADGSKFGRAHLGVVRPLEDIDVVVTAGVTADAVAPIRAAGVEVVVADEDGRAAPDGRKSQP
- the galT gene encoding galactose-1-phosphate uridylyltransferase: MITKRVTTLADGRELIYFDDADTQLPAERSIDQRVLDPRPETARMRQDVLTGEWVSIAASRQNRVFLPPADQDPLAPQTAANPSEIPSRYDVAVFENRSPSFGPLLEAEDGPESLESLSDVGLNRQLRSVGRCEVVCFSPETSGSFASISESRARTVVEAWADRTAALSAMPGIQQVFPFENRGEAIGVTLHHPHGQIYSYPYVTPRTQRLLASIERFGPDLFEQHLANERVSERVVLQGEHFTAFVPFAARWPIEIHMLPHRHVPDFAGLTDAEKDELAHMHLRLTRGLDALYDTPTPYIAAWHQAPVHTARDTVRLMLQITSPRRAADKLKFLAGSEAAMGAWIGDLVPEKAAEFIRGGIERA